The Daucus carota subsp. sativus chromosome 9, DH1 v3.0, whole genome shotgun sequence genome window below encodes:
- the LOC108202606 gene encoding protein NLP6 isoform X1, producing the protein MSEPQAVEDEDKSKNSTRKPGNSASYPVGLIDRESLMMMDVDLDLDASWIFDQISTDPASPFLLSDQPFSPLWPFSDDASALSAPLTGVSLPLLPSCDPQLTYDNKQCSSNDKKSLPSPLLGLVPLDYSDGSCLIKERMTQALRYFKESTEQHVLAQIWAPVKKGDRYVLTTSGQPFVLGLNSSGLHQYRMASVMYMFSVDGESNLLGLPGRVFQQKLPEWTPNVQYYSSKEYPRLDYALHYNVQGTLALPVFEPSGGACLGVLELIMTSQKINYAPEVDKVCKALEAVNLKSSDILDHSSIQASKICNKGRQNALAEILEVLTLVCETHKLPLAQTWVPCRHRSVLAYGGGLKKSCSSFDGSCMGQVCMSTTDVAYYVVDYHMWGFREACAEHHLLKGQGVAGRSFSSQSSCFCEDITKFSKTEYPLVHYARMFGLSSSFAICLQSSHTGNDNYILEFFMPPNTLEGNKHYTMLDTMLATMKKQFRSLKVASGKELDEEGRSVEVIEASSDGDPDSRIISVQKLESNVIPCTVTRDGENGHVDLSGKPIIQKSDAVTNIANVAGSGEISNGAPLSENKDAKKKSERKRGKAEKSISLEVLQQYFAGSLKDAAKSLGVCPTTMKRICRQHGISRWPSRKINKVNRSLSKLKRVIESVQGAEGTFTLTSLAKSSLPAGVGSVSWPVSLNGSSPQNSPVSIPSEVRAEINNDGQAENIDLPSGGRLQCEDEYIHLQGGYIPELGEGSNRSKTGSGSREHSTGTPTSHASAQGSPFNVNNSSQNDQVVSLLGEDCLKVGASFEMARQPIKEANLPVAFPVPNVVVGAETEELFGGMLIEDAGSSHDLTNLCQTGGTFPDERIPESSWANQPPSDEFLKGSVPHLEEKPQIPSRTEVKTVTVKATYKEDIIRFRLPLSSGIIKLEEEVSKRVKLEVGTFDLKYLDDDQEWVLIACDADLQECVEISRSSGRNIIRLLVQDIMANLGSSCESSG; encoded by the exons ATGTCTGAACCACAAGCAGTTGAAGATGAAGACAAGTCAAAGAATTCGACGAGGAAGCCTGGGAATTCTGCTAGTTATCCAGTTGGGTTAATAGACAGAGAGTCTTTGATGATGATGGATGTTGACTTGGATCTTGATGCTTCTTGGATCTTCGATCAAATTTCGACTGACCCGGCTTCCCCTTTTCTTCTCTCCGACCAGCCTTTCTCTCCTCTCTGGCCTTTTTCTGATGATGCTTCTGCTCTCTCTGCTCCGCTTACTGGGGTTTCTCTTCCTCTTTTACCCTCAT GTGATCCACAATTGACTTATGACAATAAGCAATGTTCGAGTAATGATAAAAAGAGTCTTCCTTCACCACTGTTGGGTTTAGTTCCATTAGATTATTCAGACGGGTCTTGTTTGATTAAGGAGAGGATGACGCAAGCTCTTCGCTACTTCAAAGAATCGACTGAACAACATGTTCTAGCACAGATTTGGGCACCTGTGAAGAAGGGAGATCGATATGTACTCACAACTTCAGGCCAGCCATTTGTTCTTGGCCTCAATAGTAGTGGACTGCATCAGTATAGAATGGCATCAGTGATGTACATGTTTTCTGTTGATGGGGAGAGCAACCTCCTTGGTCTTCCTGGTCGTGTCTTTCAACAGAAACTTCCTGAATGGACACCTAATGTGCAGTATTACTCAAGTAAGGAATATCCTCGTCTTGACTATGCTTTGCATTACAATGTTCAAGGAACGTTAGCTCTTCCAGTGTTTGAGCCTTCTGGTGGGGCCTGTCTTGGTGTACTTGAGCTCATAATGACTTCGCAGAAAATCAATTATGCACCTGAGGTTGATAAAGTTTGCAAAGCACTTGAG GCCGTAAATTTGAAAAGTTCAGACATCTTGGATCACTCAAGCATACAGGCAAGCAAA ATTTGCAATAAAGGCCGTCAAAATGCACTAGCTGAGATCTTGGAAGTATTGACTTTGGTATGTGAAACCCACAAATTACCTCTGGCTCAGACTTGGGTCCCTTGCAGGCATCGGAGTGTTCTAGCTTATGGTGGTGGTTTAAAAAAGAGCTGCAGTAGCTTTGATGGAAGTTGCATGGGTCAAGTATGCATGTCTACAACTGATGTGGCATACTATGTTGTAGACTATCACATGTGGGGCTTCCGTGAGGCTTGTGCTGAACATCACTTGCTGAAGGGGCAAGGTGTTGCAGGGAGATCATTCTCTTCCCAGAGTTCCTGCTTCTGTGAAGATATTACCAAGTTCTCCAAAACTGAGTACCCCTTGGTACATTATGCTCGTATGTTTGGACTAAGTAGCTCTTTTGCTATATGCTTACAGAGTAGTCATACAGGAAATGATAATTACATTTTGGAGTTTTTTATGCCACCAAACACATTGGAGGGTAATAAGCATTACACCATGTTGGATACGATGCTGGCAACTATGAAGAAGCAATTTCGAAGTCTTAAGGTTGCTTCTGGGAAAGAACTTGACGAGGAGGGGAGATCTGTGGAAGTTATTGAAGCATCATCAGATGGGGATCCTGATTCAAGAATTATATCTGttcaaaaattagaatctaATGTAATTCCATGTACTGTAACAAGGGATGGAGAAAACGGACATGTTGATTTGTCAGGAAAGCCGATAATACAGAAGTCTGATGCAGTAACTAATATAGCTAATGTTGCCGGATCTGGGGAAATTTCAAATGGTGCTCCTTTATCAGAAAATAAAGATGCAAAAAAGAAATCAGAGAGAAAACGTGGAAAGGCTGAGAAATCCATCAGCTTAGAGGTACTGCAGCAATATTTTGCTGGCAGCCTAAAGGATGCTGCAAAAAGTCTTGGTG TTTGCCCTACAACTATGAAGCGCATATGTAGGCAACATGGGATATCTAGGTGGCCGTCTCGCAAAATCAATAAAGTTAATCGTTCCTTGTCCAAGCTGAAGCGGGTAATTGAATCTGTGCAAGGTGCAGAAGGTACATTTACTTTAACTTCGTTGGCTAAAAGTTCACTTCCGGCTGGGGTGGGTTCGGTTTCGTGGCCTGTCAGTTTGAATGGATCTAGTCCACAGAATTCACCAGTTTCTATACCATCTGAGGTTAGAGCAGaaattaataatgatggacaaGCTGAAAATATAGACCTTCCTTCTGGAGGAAGGTTACAATGTGAGGATGAATACATTCACTTGCAAGGGGGATATATACCGGAGTTGGGTGAAGGTTCAAATCGGTCGAAAACAGGCAGTGGATCAAGAGAACACAGCACTGGCACTCCTACCTCTCATGCTTCAGCCCAAGGTAGCCCCTTTAATGTGAATAATTCCTCGCAAAATGATCAAGTAGTTTCTCTTTTGGGTGAGGATTGCTTGAAAGTAGGGGCCTCGTTTGAAATGGCTCGTCAACCAATTAAAGAGGCAAATCTACCTGTTGCATTTCCCGTTCCTAATGTAGTTGTAGGAGCAGAAACTGAAGAATTATTTGGGGGAATGCTAATCGAAGATGCAGGAAGTTCACATGATTTAACAAATCTCTGTCAAACAGGAGGGACTTTTCCTGATGAAAGGATACCAGAGTCCAGTTGGGCAAATCAGCCTCCTAGTGATGAGTTTCTCAAGGGATCGGTTCCGCACCTTGAGGAAAAGCCACAAATTCCATCTAGGACCGAAGTGAAGACTGTGACAGTAAAGGCAACATACAAAGAAGATATAATTAGGTTCAGGTTGCCATTAAGTTCTGGCATTATAAAGTTGGAGGAGGAAGTGTCAAAGAGGGTAAAATTAGAGGTAGGTACGTTTGATCTTAAGTATCTAGATGATGATCAAGAATGGGTTTTGATTGCGTGTGATGCAGACCTGCAAGAGTGTGTTGAAATATCAAGGTCATCAGGGCGAAATATAATCAGATTGTTGGTTCAAGACATAATGGCGAATCTTGGGAGCTCCTGTGAGAGCTCAGGGTga
- the LOC108202606 gene encoding protein NLP6 isoform X2 has protein sequence MSEPQAVEDEDKSKNSTRKPGNSASYPVGLIDRESLMMMDVDLDLDASWIFDQISTDPASPFLLSDQPFSPLWPFSDDASALSAPLTGVSLPLLPSCDPQLTYDNKQCSSNDKKSLPSPLLGLVPLDYSDGSCLIKERMTQALRYFKESTEQHVLAQIWAPVKKGDRYVLTTSGQPFVLGLNSSGLHQYRMASVMYMFSVDGESNLLGLPGRVFQQKLPEWTPNVQYYSSKEYPRLDYALHYNVQGTLALPVFEPSGGACLGVLELIMTSQKINYAPEVDKVCKALEAVNLKSSDILDHSSIQICNKGRQNALAEILEVLTLVCETHKLPLAQTWVPCRHRSVLAYGGGLKKSCSSFDGSCMGQVCMSTTDVAYYVVDYHMWGFREACAEHHLLKGQGVAGRSFSSQSSCFCEDITKFSKTEYPLVHYARMFGLSSSFAICLQSSHTGNDNYILEFFMPPNTLEGNKHYTMLDTMLATMKKQFRSLKVASGKELDEEGRSVEVIEASSDGDPDSRIISVQKLESNVIPCTVTRDGENGHVDLSGKPIIQKSDAVTNIANVAGSGEISNGAPLSENKDAKKKSERKRGKAEKSISLEVLQQYFAGSLKDAAKSLGVCPTTMKRICRQHGISRWPSRKINKVNRSLSKLKRVIESVQGAEGTFTLTSLAKSSLPAGVGSVSWPVSLNGSSPQNSPVSIPSEVRAEINNDGQAENIDLPSGGRLQCEDEYIHLQGGYIPELGEGSNRSKTGSGSREHSTGTPTSHASAQGSPFNVNNSSQNDQVVSLLGEDCLKVGASFEMARQPIKEANLPVAFPVPNVVVGAETEELFGGMLIEDAGSSHDLTNLCQTGGTFPDERIPESSWANQPPSDEFLKGSVPHLEEKPQIPSRTEVKTVTVKATYKEDIIRFRLPLSSGIIKLEEEVSKRVKLEVGTFDLKYLDDDQEWVLIACDADLQECVEISRSSGRNIIRLLVQDIMANLGSSCESSG, from the exons ATGTCTGAACCACAAGCAGTTGAAGATGAAGACAAGTCAAAGAATTCGACGAGGAAGCCTGGGAATTCTGCTAGTTATCCAGTTGGGTTAATAGACAGAGAGTCTTTGATGATGATGGATGTTGACTTGGATCTTGATGCTTCTTGGATCTTCGATCAAATTTCGACTGACCCGGCTTCCCCTTTTCTTCTCTCCGACCAGCCTTTCTCTCCTCTCTGGCCTTTTTCTGATGATGCTTCTGCTCTCTCTGCTCCGCTTACTGGGGTTTCTCTTCCTCTTTTACCCTCAT GTGATCCACAATTGACTTATGACAATAAGCAATGTTCGAGTAATGATAAAAAGAGTCTTCCTTCACCACTGTTGGGTTTAGTTCCATTAGATTATTCAGACGGGTCTTGTTTGATTAAGGAGAGGATGACGCAAGCTCTTCGCTACTTCAAAGAATCGACTGAACAACATGTTCTAGCACAGATTTGGGCACCTGTGAAGAAGGGAGATCGATATGTACTCACAACTTCAGGCCAGCCATTTGTTCTTGGCCTCAATAGTAGTGGACTGCATCAGTATAGAATGGCATCAGTGATGTACATGTTTTCTGTTGATGGGGAGAGCAACCTCCTTGGTCTTCCTGGTCGTGTCTTTCAACAGAAACTTCCTGAATGGACACCTAATGTGCAGTATTACTCAAGTAAGGAATATCCTCGTCTTGACTATGCTTTGCATTACAATGTTCAAGGAACGTTAGCTCTTCCAGTGTTTGAGCCTTCTGGTGGGGCCTGTCTTGGTGTACTTGAGCTCATAATGACTTCGCAGAAAATCAATTATGCACCTGAGGTTGATAAAGTTTGCAAAGCACTTGAG GCCGTAAATTTGAAAAGTTCAGACATCTTGGATCACTCAAGCATACAG ATTTGCAATAAAGGCCGTCAAAATGCACTAGCTGAGATCTTGGAAGTATTGACTTTGGTATGTGAAACCCACAAATTACCTCTGGCTCAGACTTGGGTCCCTTGCAGGCATCGGAGTGTTCTAGCTTATGGTGGTGGTTTAAAAAAGAGCTGCAGTAGCTTTGATGGAAGTTGCATGGGTCAAGTATGCATGTCTACAACTGATGTGGCATACTATGTTGTAGACTATCACATGTGGGGCTTCCGTGAGGCTTGTGCTGAACATCACTTGCTGAAGGGGCAAGGTGTTGCAGGGAGATCATTCTCTTCCCAGAGTTCCTGCTTCTGTGAAGATATTACCAAGTTCTCCAAAACTGAGTACCCCTTGGTACATTATGCTCGTATGTTTGGACTAAGTAGCTCTTTTGCTATATGCTTACAGAGTAGTCATACAGGAAATGATAATTACATTTTGGAGTTTTTTATGCCACCAAACACATTGGAGGGTAATAAGCATTACACCATGTTGGATACGATGCTGGCAACTATGAAGAAGCAATTTCGAAGTCTTAAGGTTGCTTCTGGGAAAGAACTTGACGAGGAGGGGAGATCTGTGGAAGTTATTGAAGCATCATCAGATGGGGATCCTGATTCAAGAATTATATCTGttcaaaaattagaatctaATGTAATTCCATGTACTGTAACAAGGGATGGAGAAAACGGACATGTTGATTTGTCAGGAAAGCCGATAATACAGAAGTCTGATGCAGTAACTAATATAGCTAATGTTGCCGGATCTGGGGAAATTTCAAATGGTGCTCCTTTATCAGAAAATAAAGATGCAAAAAAGAAATCAGAGAGAAAACGTGGAAAGGCTGAGAAATCCATCAGCTTAGAGGTACTGCAGCAATATTTTGCTGGCAGCCTAAAGGATGCTGCAAAAAGTCTTGGTG TTTGCCCTACAACTATGAAGCGCATATGTAGGCAACATGGGATATCTAGGTGGCCGTCTCGCAAAATCAATAAAGTTAATCGTTCCTTGTCCAAGCTGAAGCGGGTAATTGAATCTGTGCAAGGTGCAGAAGGTACATTTACTTTAACTTCGTTGGCTAAAAGTTCACTTCCGGCTGGGGTGGGTTCGGTTTCGTGGCCTGTCAGTTTGAATGGATCTAGTCCACAGAATTCACCAGTTTCTATACCATCTGAGGTTAGAGCAGaaattaataatgatggacaaGCTGAAAATATAGACCTTCCTTCTGGAGGAAGGTTACAATGTGAGGATGAATACATTCACTTGCAAGGGGGATATATACCGGAGTTGGGTGAAGGTTCAAATCGGTCGAAAACAGGCAGTGGATCAAGAGAACACAGCACTGGCACTCCTACCTCTCATGCTTCAGCCCAAGGTAGCCCCTTTAATGTGAATAATTCCTCGCAAAATGATCAAGTAGTTTCTCTTTTGGGTGAGGATTGCTTGAAAGTAGGGGCCTCGTTTGAAATGGCTCGTCAACCAATTAAAGAGGCAAATCTACCTGTTGCATTTCCCGTTCCTAATGTAGTTGTAGGAGCAGAAACTGAAGAATTATTTGGGGGAATGCTAATCGAAGATGCAGGAAGTTCACATGATTTAACAAATCTCTGTCAAACAGGAGGGACTTTTCCTGATGAAAGGATACCAGAGTCCAGTTGGGCAAATCAGCCTCCTAGTGATGAGTTTCTCAAGGGATCGGTTCCGCACCTTGAGGAAAAGCCACAAATTCCATCTAGGACCGAAGTGAAGACTGTGACAGTAAAGGCAACATACAAAGAAGATATAATTAGGTTCAGGTTGCCATTAAGTTCTGGCATTATAAAGTTGGAGGAGGAAGTGTCAAAGAGGGTAAAATTAGAGGTAGGTACGTTTGATCTTAAGTATCTAGATGATGATCAAGAATGGGTTTTGATTGCGTGTGATGCAGACCTGCAAGAGTGTGTTGAAATATCAAGGTCATCAGGGCGAAATATAATCAGATTGTTGGTTCAAGACATAATGGCGAATCTTGGGAGCTCCTGTGAGAGCTCAGGGTga